In Chaetodon trifascialis isolate fChaTrf1 chromosome 6, fChaTrf1.hap1, whole genome shotgun sequence, one DNA window encodes the following:
- the LOC139332235 gene encoding putative nuclease HARBI1 produces MACPFDNDPVDEGAALLRRELNIRREMVIRPRIDVLAFPDSYLFERYRFTSQSIIYIHNLIRPYICNITSRSHALTSQQILCVALRFFANGSFLYNIGDAEHLSKATVCRAVRKVCLALKRLLPIFVVFPGHKPQVIKEEFHRIAGFPSVIGCIDGTHIPITAPSHNEADYVNRKSIHSINVQIVCDAAYLISNVESKWPGSVHDSRIQCGTGSGLSSPPVNRQCTEHSLRD; encoded by the exons atggcatgtccttttgacaacgatcccgtggatgaaggtgcagcattactgcgcagggaattaaatattcgtcgggagatggttatcagaccacgcatagatgttctggcatttccagacagttatctttttgaacggtaccgtttcacgtcacagtccatcatctacatacacaacctaatccgtccttacatttgcaacattaccagccgtagtcatgctctcacatcccagcagatattgtgtgttgcgctgcgtttctttgcaaatgggagttttttgtataacatcggagatgcagagcacttaagcaaggcaactgtatgcagggcggtcagaaaagtttgcctcgccttgaaacggctattacccatctttgtggttttccctggacataaacctcaagtcatcaaggaggagttccataggattgcag gattccccagtgtgattggctgcatagatggcacacacatccccatcacggctccctcgcataatgaagcagattatgtgaataggaagtccattcacagcataaatgtgcag atcgtatgtgatgctgcatacttaatttccaatgtggagtccaagtggcctgggtctgttcatgactcaaggatCCAAtgtg GCACTGGATCTGGCCTCAGCAGCCCCCCAGTGAACAGGCAGTGCACTGAACACAGCCTCAGAGACTGA
- the rpl35 gene encoding large ribosomal subunit protein uL29, translated as MAKIKARDLRGKKKEELLKQLDDLKNELSQLRVAKVTGGAASKLSKIRVVRKSIARVLTVINQTQKENLRKFYKGKKYKPLDLRPKKTRALRRRLNKHEESLRTKKQQRKDLLYSIRKFAVKA; from the exons ATG GCCAAGATCAAGGCAAGAGATCTGCGGGGtaagaagaaagaggagctgCTTAAGCAGCTGGACGACCTGAAAAATGAACTGTCCCAGCTCCGTGTGGCCAAGGTTACCGGCGGAGCTGCTTCCAAACTCTCTAAGAT CCGTGTTGTCCGTAAATCCATCGCCAGAGTCCTGACTGTAATCAACCAGACACAGAAGGAGAACCTGAGGAAGTTCTACAAG GGTAAGAAGTACAAGCCCTTGGATCTGAGACCTAAGAAGACCAGAGCTCTGCGCCGCCGGCTTAACAAGCACGAAGAAAGTCTGCGGACcaagaaacagcagaggaaagaccTCCTCTACTCCATCCGCAAATTTGCAGTCAAAGCTTAG